The genomic DNA AGTAATCGGCCCCAGCGATCAGGGCATGAATCCAGAAAAACTTTGAAATTTCTGTCATCTTCTGCGTGCTGATCCCCCACGTACAATTGAAGCGCAGGATCGATTTGGTGGACGTACTTGGAAGCCAACCACTGCTCGTCGTAATTAAAGCTAAAATGCTCCTTACCGCGAATCACAGAGGACCGCAACATACCTACAATCATAGGTTCCCCTGTATCAATCCAATCAGCGTAGACGTAGATTTCCATTCGTTAGCCGCCCTTATCGTTTTCTTTTTAATAACTCTATATCTTGAAGCTTCCTACCAAGCTCATCATCAAGTGCTATTTTGTCTAGATCCGCTAATAGGCCAAGTACAGCAAGCACATTCACATAGTGGCCAATAGATACTGACGGCTCACCTTTAGCTATTTTGCGCAGTGTCGGCTTGGAAATACCTGTTCTCTTGTGCATCATGTCTTGGCTTATTCCTCGGCGTTTCATTGCCAATGTTATGTTCTCGCCCAAGTCTTGTAGGATTTTTAGATTCTTCGGGAACACTACTGCCCCGCGCTTAGCTTGAGTATTTTTAATTACCATGATGAAACTATGCTTTCACTTAATGCTAGAAAGTGAAAGTATAGTTTCATGGTTGTGGTTGGGTCAATGGTGTTTTCGATAAATTGAGAGTAGTAAACAGGATAGCCAACAATATTGAAATGAGAAACTGCACTTTCATCTAGCTGTGTTTTGTGAAAGCGCGGTTTCTCTTTTGATTTTTACTGACAAAGTAAAAAGCGAGGAGCCCCGCAAGCTATTACGCTTTTGTGTTGATGAATTTAGGGGATGGTAAAACATCCCCTTTTTATTTATGCTCACACTAACTGAATCGCCATTGCAAGGAGTGCAAATGTCCAAAATCATACTTAAGGGCTTCATCGTAGTATCGAGTGATGATTTACAAACAGTTGAGCAAGAACTGCCAACACACACCAAGCTTACACTTGAAGAAGACGGCTGTTTGGTATTTGAAGTCACCAAAAACAAGGGTAATCCAAACAGATTTGACGTTTATGAAGAGTTCACCGATAGGGAAGCCTTCGATAAACATCAGATTAGAGTAAAGAAATCATACTGGGGGCAAGTTACAGCCAATGTTGAGCGACACTACGAGATTTTTGATTAACTGAACTCTAGGTGTAGAGGATCTTTCTAATTTCAACAGCACCTCGTGCCAACCCCAGCCTTTGAGCCGCAGTTTTTTTGTCTCGCTTACTGATGTAACAGCGTTCATAAAACATATCGATCTTGCGGTATATCGTAGGAGCACTGAGTTCTGTAATTTCCATCATTCGGTTAATACTCATGTCATTGACTATTAACCGAAATAAAGTGGTGTTTAGGTGAGATTTGCTATCTGGATGTGATCTTCTCTTTTCAGAGTCGGAAGTAAACGTTGTTCTACATTCACGACATCGATATCTTTGATGACCTTTTGAGGTCTTCCCAAATCGTTGATATTGATCGGGGAAAGTTGAGACCTTTTTGTCGAAGTTTGGAAAAGAAAGGCTATGGCAAGCAGCCCCATCCTGCCTAATGACTTGCGCTCTTTCAGTTAGGTATCTGGCTCGCTCTACTTCCTCATAGATAGCTTGGTTACTTTTAATCGTCATGTAGCTATTACATTTCTTGCAAAGCAGAGAAGAACCGTTGCGCTTAGTTCCACTGATTCGGTAGTTCGGGTCAGAACGTATGTTGCTGGCAGGTATGTTGAAGTTTTGGCAGGTAGTGTTACTACATGAGTTCACATTGATACCGTGCGACTCACGGGGAACTCTTGGTTGAGATTTGCTCTGGACAGATTTTTGTCTCATGAAAGCCTCCAATACACTGCGTATACATCCAGTATATTGGAGGCTTTGATCATTTCTGGCTAGCTATTGATCAACACGAAAGCGTAATAGCTTGGGAGCCCCGTTGCTTTTTTCTTTTGGGGTCATGGTTGCCTTGCGTGCTGTATTAGCTAGTGAGCTTGAGTTGAAATCAAGGTGGTTAGAGAGTGATGACCATGATTCTTCAATGTGCTTTTTAAGCTCAGATTTGAATTGACCAAGATACTCACTACTGAACTCCCTATCTAATGGCATTTTATCTAAGGATTGAACCACAATTGGTGCAGTAGCCAGGTTTCGTCTCAGTGCTGTAGGACGAGATTTAGTACGAAGACTTATCTTAAAGTCGAATGGGAAGCCCAGTTTTGCTAGCTTCTTAGGGGTGCAGATTCGGGTGTAATAGACCGAATTGGGATGTTTATAAAGATACAATTGACTCACCTCATTGGATTTGAAGTGACTCCCTAGTTCCTAAACGTAAAAAGCCCCTGATAAATCAGGGGCTTAGATATGGCGGAGAGATAGGGATTTGAACCCTAGAACCGCTATTAACGGTTGCCGGTTTTCAAGACCAGTGCTTTCGACCACTCAGCCATCTCTCCATGGGCGCTATATTATAAAGCTTGAGAAAGCTTGTAAAGACCTAAACGGTTTGTTTGATTGGTTTTTAGGCAAAATGGCGTATTTAGTTTGTGTTCAGTATTGCCTAGGGCTGTTTTGTCTCAATTAATGGGTGAGTTATTGGTGAATGAGGTCTATTTTCTGTTGGTTTTCATGGTTATAAAGTTAGTTTTATCGCCCACCTTGTTTGTGATGTCTGTTATTTACGTAGGGTGGGGCAAAATAAAAAAGAGAGCCGAAGCTCTCTTTTTAGATATTGGTCGGACTGACAGGATTTGAACCTGCGACCCTTCGCCCCCCAGGCGAATGCGCTACCAAGCTGCGCTACAGTCCGTTAATTTTGTTCATAGAAACGTTTGGTTTCTGATAACCCCTGCATAATAA from Vibrio rarus includes the following:
- a CDS encoding helix-turn-helix domain-containing protein, giving the protein MVIKNTQAKRGAVVFPKNLKILQDLGENITLAMKRRGISQDMMHKRTGISKPTLRKIAKGEPSVSIGHYVNVLAVLGLLADLDKIALDDELGRKLQDIELLKRKR
- a CDS encoding putative quinol monooxygenase, whose product is MSKIILKGFIVVSSDDLQTVEQELPTHTKLTLEEDGCLVFEVTKNKGNPNRFDVYEEFTDREAFDKHQIRVKKSYWGQVTANVERHYEIFD
- a CDS encoding IS1/IS1595 family N-terminal zinc-binding domain-containing protein — its product is MRQKSVQSKSQPRVPRESHGINVNSCSNTTCQNFNIPASNIRSDPNYRISGTKRNGSSLLCKKCNSYMTIKSNQAIYEEVERARYLTERAQVIRQDGAACHSLSFPNFDKKVSTFPDQYQRFGKTSKGHQRYRCRECRTTFTSDSEKRRSHPDSKSHLNTTLFRLIVNDMSINRMMEITELSAPTIYRKIDMFYERCYISKRDKKTAAQRLGLARGAVEIRKILYT